AGCCTCGTCCGTCCACGAAGGGCTCCCTGGCAACTCCCACGCTCGGTGAAATTTACGCAGCGCAACGCCAATACACGAAAGCCATCGGCGTTTATGAGCAGTTGTTGAGAAAAGACCCGAATAATGACCTGTACCAGCAAAAAATAGCCATGCTGCGAAAGAAGATGGAAGAAGAGGCAAGTCAGTAAATTAGGCTTTTTGTTAGCGGAACAGAATGGAAACATGAAAAAATGGAATTGACAAGAATTTATGTTGATACATCAGTTTTCGGAGGCGTATTTGATCCTGAATTTCAAAATGCAAGCCAACTATTTTTTAATCAAGTTTTAGAAAAAAAGTTTAGTTTAGTTACATCAGCAGTTGTAAGAGAAGAAGTGGCATATGCTCCTCTTGAGGTTCAAGAATTTTTTGATAAATATTTACCCTATGCAGAAATAATGGATATAACCAAAGAAGTTTTGGAC
This genomic stretch from Calditrichota bacterium harbors:
- a CDS encoding type II toxin-antitoxin system VapC family toxin, which codes for MELTRIYVDTSVFGGVFDPEFQNASQLFFNQVLEKKFSLVTSAVVREEVAYAPLEVQEFFDKYLPYAEIMDITKEVLDLREAYLKAGIVTEKYRNDALHVAIATITNCSIIISWNFKHIVHFKKIPLYNAVNILQGYNQISIYSPLEVIHYEE